The sequence below is a genomic window from Setaria italica strain Yugu1 chromosome IV, Setaria_italica_v2.0, whole genome shotgun sequence.
GCCGAAGCTTCTGCAGAGTGGACTAGCGGGCGTGGTCGCTAGCAACTTGGGCAGCAGCGATAGCGTCCCGGCAGCCTTAGCGGTCCTCTTCCCCGAGAGGTTCACCGCCATCTCCATCAGGACCGCGGCGAGTAACGCCTCGAGCGCTTGCCGATCCTCATGGCTGTCGACGTCGCCGTGCCGGACTGCGTCCCACATCTCCCGCACTTGGagcttcaccttcatcaccgaggaccACTCTATGTAGTTGGTCTTCGTCAATATCGACCACTGCGTGCTGTCGACAGACTCTCGGATGATGGTCTTCACGACCCTCGGGGGTCGGTGCCCGGAGTCGAGGTCAAAGTCGTAGTTGGAGTCGAGGCCCAAGGATGCCCGCCGTCCGCACCTCGACGCAGGTCCTGGACCCACCGGTCCACCCCCGCGTTCCACCGCCGATCCGTCTCCTCCGACTCGGAACTGTCGCCGTGCGCATCAGCATCGGCGCCCTGCACCGCACGCCTCAACTCCATCTCGTCACGACGCGCCATCTCGCgcgtcgcctccacctcctcgcgtAGCCGGTCCGCCTCCAGACACCACTGCGTGgcggccaccgctgccgcctgtGCCTGCTCCATGGCTAGGCGGGCTGCCTCAGCTGCTCGCACCGCCGCAGCCTCCACAGCCGCCGCGCGTGCTGCCCGAGCTACAGCCGCCACTCGCGCCTCGGCGTCGCGCagccgtgctgccgccgccactgctcctcgaccgccgccgcctcctcggcggccgcgcTGCGGTGCCGCCCACTCGTCGTGGCCGagtggtgggaggaagaagcccgTGAGGCTCGCGAGTGGGCCGGGAAGCGAGTCGGGCGCACTAGTAGCGCCGGCCGCGCACACCGCGTCGTCCGCGGGTGCCGCGCCGATCGCCAAAGCCACGCCAGCTGCCTGACCAGCACCACCCACGCCTCCTGCCGTCCGCCTAGAGCCTGCCATGTCAAGGGAAAATGTCGGGGAAGAAGAATGCTTTGAACAAGTGCCTGAAACCTCTACTCGCGGCCGCCCACGCGCTGCTGCCCCTGGCCGTCGCGCGCTAGCTGCTGCCCCTAGCCGAGCACCGCCTACTGGTCGCCCACGCACTACCGCCTGCCCGCGTTGTCGCCCGCTCACCGCCTGCTCCACGCTGCCCCACCGCCTGAGCCACGCCCgaatcgcgccgccgcccgagggAACCCGCCGGATCCGGGCTGTAGGGTGGTGGAGGAGACCAACCGCCCGCCAGATCTGGGCTGGGgaggtgcgccgccgccgccggaggtggGCCCGCTGGGGTATGGATGAGCACGGGAGTGTTTCAGGTAGAAACCAGAGGAGCACGAGAGAGGGGGTAGGTGAGAAAGATGGGCTCTAGATACCAATTGTTGGCCCAAATGGATCTCTTTCTCAATCACTACTCCCACAAAGGGGTCTTTGGGGTACATATAGGCCAACTATTGGTAGGTGCCTTAGAAGCTAGGGTCTTTGGGgtacatataggccaaccatggGTAGGTGGCTTAGAAGCTAAGTAAAACATCAAAATAGCATCTAAGTAGGTAAAGTGCACATAGGCACACAGATAGATAAAACGCACATCCAACAAATACATGACTTATTCTATCACATACATGCTACCTAACAAAACTTTGATCAGTCTTTTACAGagatttaggccctgtttggatgaTGCAGTTTTCAGAAACCATAGTATTGAAAAACTAAAGTTTTAAAACCAGAACCATGTAATACCATAGCATTCTCAAACCAGAGTTTTTCTGAGTTTTAGGGAAACCATGATGTGTTTGGAAGTTGTAGTATTTTTGGCAGTATCTCGTCATTCTATAAAATGTATCTTAGAATATTTCAGCAAATAAAAAGATGCTTGATGCTTATAAAGATGGCCAGCATGGTTCTAGCTGCATATGCATTGCCTGTTTAAGCGTTGTGAGCTAATAAGGTTCATTATCTAAATGACAGTATACTTTATTCATATGTACCGATCTAAAGATATCAGACGTATCATACTATCATTTATGTCTGATCAAACTTAATTGTGGATGCTAGTTTTGCCATATTTTCCTTCTAGATCGGATCTTCAAATCACTTCATTATCATTATCACCAATCAAATTGACCTTCATATCTCTAGGTACATGACAGTCCATGACAGAAAATCGAGCTCTTGAGACCCGTTTCGGTGGAGCCAAGGTAAACACAGACACCACGGTGCCTGGCGCCAACTCTGGCCATCCCTAATCTTATTGCCATGGAAGCACAGTGcaatggagaagaagaagattggCACAGATGAAAGTTTTGGTTCTGCAAAGGCTTAGGAGATACTAGGGTGGGGAAAAAACAGTCAAAGAAAAAAGTGTGCGATAAAAGGAGCAGTGGATCACGAGCATGATCTAGAAAAATGAGGGTCAGGGTGGAGTTTCCAAAACTCTAAAAAAAACTGTTGTTTTAGTAATACTGTAGTTTTAAAAACTACAATAATTGttgcatccaaacacctcctttcTTTCCAATGCCTACGTATTTTATAAAGCCATGGTATTTTTACAAAActctaaaaataatttgtatccaaacagggccttaagtGAGTAAAAGCTAACCTTTGTTGTCGCAGATGGCTAATTGTTGTTGAAAAAGGAAGAGGCGATTGTCTCCTTTCAACTAGGACACTAGGTCTGTTATTGGCCTGGCCTCTTGGTTGCAGTCAGCATATACAGCATGCAATAGCAGCCTCTGTTATTGGCCAGGCCTCTTGGTTGCAGCATGCAATAACGGCCATGCCCATGACCAGGCCCTATATCTAATTTCTGCAGTGACCTAACTAGTTTTCCCCATGACATCCACTGTTCTGTTGTTGCTTGACATCAGTGTATGGTTGGTTGGATTTACCTTGGTTCCCACACAAGATTTGAAATGTCTTATATTGATATTTTTTATCTGGGGTGTTGGATATATGCACTGGCAGTGAATAAGCAAGAAAAGGAGGTATCTGATGATGATTGCTTTCTGGGTATTGTCATTCAAAGTTGAATTTAAAGCATCGAAACTCACATGTATAACTATGCCATTATTTGCATATTAGAATCCTATTGATGTTCTTATCCTATGACAGTGTTCTTATTGTTTTCCATAAAATACTTTTTTGATAGTTTTCTATTCCAAACAAATACACATGTCATATGGTGCATTCTGCATTGCTTCAACCATATTACCTCCCATATATCTGCAGCCCTCTGCGCTTCAAGTATGAAAACTCCAAAGATAAAAGATTCTAAGCTACAAAAATGGATTGGTATGAAATTTCATTGTAGTATATGCCATACCTAACCCAGCTGCCATCGGCTCCGAGAAGCTTGTTTGGAGCACCCCATACTACAGTGTCGATTCTAGCTTGAAGAATAGCTCCAGCACACATGGCACAAGGTTCCAGTGTCACATAAAGTGTTGTGTCCTGCAATACTTCTGATTAGGAGATTCCCAACATTGCAAATTTATACACACATAAATGTATAAAAGGATTCATAAATTGCTGTGTATTCACGGTCTGAAAGCTTTGCATTTAAAAATGGATTTTCATTTCAAAAAtctcaaaaagaaagatttttgCGCTGTTCTTGTTAATGTTGGTGGTGAAGAAGAATGAAGGCTGAGAAATGAATGTATTCCACCAGCCCCCTAGACACAAATATATGATACAAAAGGGAAGACTCTGGAACAAGGTGGGGAACACAAAAGACACAAAGCTACAACACTCTAGACCTATCTACAGTTTAACACTTGTGGAAGCTGAAAAGCAATAATCCTTGTGAtttcaaattttaaaataaTGTGAATGAAACACATATTTAGCAAAGCCTAGGGACATGATAAGCCCCGATGTGTGAACTAATAACTAGAGCATGTAAGCATTTACGTATTGTCAATTAGATGGCTATCCATCTCAAGTGGCATAACCAGTTTGAGATGACATCTCCAGGACAGATAAAGATATTATATAAAAGAGAAAGGATTCAACATGAGGGGATTTTTTAATGCTTCTACAGGTCATAAAACAGAAAGCTATGGATGTGAAATATTACTGCCAAGCGCCATGTCTTGAGTTTGTTAGAAGCTTCTCTTATACAAACAATTTCAGCATGTGCAGTTGAATCCCTGAGATCTTCAACTCTGGAAACAAGGAGGGCACAGAACAGTTAGCAAAATGAATATTTCAATTTTGTAGCCTATGCTTAGCTATCTAATATATATGATACTATTACTTACAGGTTACATCCACGAGCAATAATTTCGCCATTTTGTACTAGCACTGCTCCAACAGGTACCTCCCAAATATCTGCAGCTCTCTGGGCTTCAAGTAAAGCTTCCCTCATGAATAACTCATCAGCTTTTCTCTGCTCAGCGTCACGCTGGTATGCTTCCTCCCATTCATCAAATGTCTCCTTCAATACCTGTTTATTTCTTTGAAACATCCTCCTCTTCAATTCCGCATCTTTTCCCCCTGTTTTAATAATTTCCGGAGCCTCTTGCACAACATTCTTCTCTTCAAACCTTATACCTCCCACACGTACTGCTGGTGGTTCAAGGATGCCAGTTGAGGTACTTTCATGTGGCATTGCAGCTTGCGTTTGAGGGTGACGGTAAGGAGTTATAGCACCTGAAGGATCATTCATCCAATCAGCTCCATCACCACTGCGACCAGCTTCTGTTGCACTAATGGCCACAGAAGAGCTGTCAGCCAACATTCCTTTACCAGTATTAAACTCACCAGAATCCTTTGCCGTGATACTGGATGAAGTAGCAGTTTTATGTTCTGGTAAATGTCCTATCGTGACATCTACCAAAGTTGGCATGCTATCATCTCTGGTATTTCTTTTGGGTGATTCGCCCACATCAGATTGTTTTATTCTCTCCCTTGATATATGTAGATCATCCTTAGAACTTCTAGCCAACAAGTCTCCCTCAGATCTACCTAATTGAGGTTCAATAACAGTTTCTGATATTTGCAAACCCTGTGTACTAGAGTTAAAATATCCCTCCTCTGACGTTGAAGCCACTCCAGGTTCTGATTCTCCACTGTGCGACTTTATCAACTGCTGatcttttgttttaattttctTCCTTGTGCCATCATTATCACGTTCCTGACTAGAAAGCCAACCCTCTGTACTCTGAGAATTACTGGATGAACTTTTCTTAACTGATTTGTCACTAGAATCAGGAGAGTCACCACGTTGAATCCAACCAAGACGGATTATGTCAGCAACATAAGCCCAGAGTGACTTGTGAACTTTTCTAGCAAGAGCAGATTCATTTTTGGGTGTCTGGGAGGCTGAATTAGTAGCTCCATCAGCTGATGAACCTTCCTCCTTGTCAGCCGTCTTGAAGGTCTCTTGAGAAGAAGTACTATGGACATCCCACATCTCATCAGCTGGCCCCTTCATCCTAGACCTTGATGAAGACCGTGTTGTACCTTCCACCATggatttctcatttttctttgtTGAAGTAGTCTCTGCATCTGAGACTCCCTTTTGAAGCTCATCAACAAACCGTCCAACATGAAAGGTAGATGCTTTCTCTAATCGAGCAGCTGATTCTAGCATGCTTTCCTTGACAGGCTGTCCGGCACTTGAACTACTTGGCATAATACTTCCTGCAGTAGTTTCACTTCTTACTTCTTGCTCATTGCTTCCCATTATTGCTGCTCCTTGTGCCATATCCACATTAACCATAGATGATCCCTCTTCAGTGCTCTCTAACAGCAAACCAGTAGTGTCTTTGTCATCAGAGATCCTGCTGGTGTCTGCCTGCTGCCAGATCAAATCCATGTTCTGATGTGTATCTTCTGATCTTACCATCCTATATCTTGAGTCATGAGAGGATTCAGAAAATTTGCTTCCCATTTCATCATTCCTTTCTGTACTTGAAACTTGTATAATTTGCCAATCATTCTTTCCTTGTTTCTCCCTTGGCCAATGTGCAGCTGATGTCCTATGAACTTGATTGCCATTTCTAGTCACAAGACCTTGTGAACTGCTGGCAACTGTAGCATCACTAGCATGGATGTTAGAATGATCAATTTGTTCTCTCATACTGCCAATTGTATTTACAGCTGAAGTCGCCTGAAACTGATCATCGAGATGACTGCCCGAAGTGCTAGCTACAACAACATTACTAGCATTGCCAATATTAAGTTCAACTTGTTCTTGACTTTTCTTTGTGTTGTCAGCAATATTAGCGGATGACGATGAGTGAAACTGATCGTACAGTCCAGTCTCGAGATGACTTTGTGAACCCCTAACCATGGCACTATTACTAGCAGAGATCTTATTTTGGTATACTTCCTTTTCCTGGCTCCTTGTGCTATTAATGAAGCTCATATTCGAAGTTGAGTTCACATCTGATTTAGTTTCCGAGTGACTTTGTGAACTTCTAGACGTGGAAGTATCACTCGCACGAATCTTCGAAACATCAACCTGTGTAATATTCTGCATATCTATATCTGTTTCATGTATTATTTGCTGGTTCACAATCCTCTTCTTATCTCTTGTAACATGAATTATATTCTGTAAGGAAGTAGACCTGTCATCAATATCTGCCTGGTTTACTTCATCATAATTTCTCTGGGAGTGAGAGGCCCTGCTGACATTGTGAGTGCTATCCGTTGTTACATTTATGAGGTTCTCTGAGTGTTTACTTGATTCAGTGAGTGAGACCAGGTTCTGGTTCACCTCATTGTGCTGATCAACTTGTCTTCTACTGTCGCTAACCATATTCGCAGAATTTTGAACAGAAGAAGACATATTCTCAATATAGTTTCTTCTATCTTCCTGATGATAATTCTGTGATCTCGAACCACGTTCAGTGCGGTTATCTTGCACTTCTGATATATCCATTATCTTCTGTGAGCTCTTCCTTGATTCATCCTTATGTACTGCAGCTTGCTGATCTACATTGCTACTGTGCTTCAAAATGGATGCTTTCTTTGAACTGGATGTCAATTTAGTATCATCCTCAGTTATAACCTTGACATCTTGCATACTTGTCCTAGCATCTGTTATCCTGACAAACCGTGCATCATCATAATCATGCGTATCTCTCTCATCATTTGACCAACCCACTGAATGACGTCGCTTTCTCTCTTCAGATGTCTGCTCAGTTCGTTGGTCTACATTGTCATGCCACCTCACCCTTGATGATGAATTTTCCTCATGCCTTGCACGTCTTGCATCAACTGTGCTCCTCGAACTTGAAGCCCTCTTTGAATCATCCTCATGGAATGAAGATGCTCTTGCAGACTTCTGAGATCGCCCCCCAGAGTAGTACCTTCGCTCAGCAAGGTCTTGCTCATCATAATCAATCTCTTCGTTGTTCCGACGACGTGATCTCAAGAGTGAGATATCTTCTCTATCTGTATCTTCACTTCTCTCGTGCCGCGAAACATATCTGTGATCATCATTACTAAGGCGCCTCCCTTCTCTCCTCAAATCAACCTTATCATCAATCTTAAAATCCCTACTCTCGCTTCTCTGATCAAATCTCTGTACATCCTCAGCATGCCGATCAGCCCTCCTGACATCAACCATATCATCAGAGTCGAagcctctcctctctcttctccgGTCATATTCCCTTCCATCACCACGATACCTTCTTGTTTCAACGGTCCTCGTGTCTACTGCATCATCAAAGTCAAAATCCCTCTTATCTCTCCCTTCccatctccgcctccgccgcttcaAGTCAAggtcatcctcatcatcatggTACTCCCTCTGCTGCTGCCTTCTCCGGTCAGAATCCCTGAAACTGCGCCGGTCCTCATCCAcatccctcctctccctccgctGGCCACTGTATGCGTCCTCACCACTGTAATAGCTTTCGAGGCCCTTTCTCCGACCGCAGTCCCTACATCGACAaacgtcgtcgtcatcgttgtCGTCATCTTTCCATCTCCTCCTAACTAAACTCACAACCTCCAACTGATCATGATCACAGTCATCTTCGTCCTCCCAATCATCGTGGCATTCCGTCAAACACCTCCTGCGCGGCCACTCACCCCCCTCGTACTCCCACACCTCCTGCCGCACCGCCCTCCCTACCAACCTCGGCGCATCCCGCCGGCCACAGCCAGCTCGAAGCAACCTCCCACCCACGGAGCCACTGCAACGACACCTAGCCGCCTCCAATCGCCGGCAAACCGTCCCAAGATCCGGCCTCCCAGCGCCGCGGCCGCAGCACCGGCACCCGCACGACTCTACCTGCCATGAAACTTGCCCAGCCACAGTCCTACCGCAGCCTCCATCGCAGCAGCAGCGTGCGGACGCTCTCCGGCGGCAGCATCGGGACGGATGCGGGTGCGTCGGCGGCGGGGTACGGAGCCGCGCggagaggagcaggaggtgggcCGAGTGGCGGAGCAGGTAGCCGTCGAGCAGGAAGCGTGGGGTGAGGTACGGGCTCTGCTGGAGGAgctcgtggtggtggcggcggcggcggtgctcgtcggcgtcgtcgcgGTGGCAGTGATGCGAGGGAAGGTAGGAGTAGGAATAGGAGGAATGGGCTTGCAAGGATGGCTTCGCGGCCCTCAGCGCGAAGGCGGCGGCAGAGTAGGAGTTGTACATGGCGGCGGAAAGGGGgttcgcggcggccgccggcagtGGCCTGGTGCTTCCGGCGACCGCCGGAGAGTAGCGGAGCGGGTTTGGGTGGGATGCAGATGGAAGTGTGTGTGCCGTGTGGGAGAGCTGCGGGATTGTCCGTGACGTGGCGCCGTGGGGCCCTGGGGTGGCGTGCACTTGCCGTTGGCATGTCTCCCTGTCGTCAAATCTGAAATTCATGGATTTCATCAATCGTACAGATAAACTGAGCGGCCTCTTGCTAGACTATCGCGCTCGAGTTCGAGCGAGTGATCATCGTGCTCGTGTAGGCtgagattaaaaaaaacagatTTACTGCTCCCGTTGAAATCTTGCTTATTCATCGATCACGTAAAGAACGTACCGAATACGCTGTTTTAATTTAAATTTCGGTAAATCCTAGATTGATTCTGCATGCGTAAGAACCTCGGAATCTACGGAGAAAAGGGATATTGCGGCTGTACGAGCCTTCCTGCGATTGATTTCAATTACCTTTGAAACACATTTCTTTGGTCAAATAGCGGTGTTCCATTTTGAGGTATATATTTTAAAcaaacaactttgattttttttttgtgttccTAGTCGTGAACTTATACCTATGTAGTCCACACAAATATCTTATTGCTACTTTTGCTGGACATACATAGATGTTTGGGTGCATAATATCGATAAGACTAGATATAGAATAAGTAAAGGCAACATGGAAACACTTCAGAATCAAAGCATTAAGCATTACACCACCTACTGCACCATCACAACCAAGAAACAAGAGACGAATTGGAGCAAACGAACAACCTGTGAATCCTACAACTGCGTGCTTTGTTGTTTGTGCTCagaatatttggatgctaatgaTGATGTTGCCAAGTCGGCAAATTGCTTTTAGTTCATGCATGATGCTGCAAGAAAGTACAGGTCTTTGATGAATTGTTGAAACTGCAAGTTGATCCAGATGAAGAACGTACGAGGGCTATTGCTATTATTTACGCATCAGTACGCGATCAAACGCAAAAATGTACTACACAGCGCCGGAATGAACCGGGACATATCAGCACTCAGCCTAGCGCCACGGCCCACCGCAGACCTGACCGTCTGGCTAGGGGCCGCCGCGGGCGATTAAAATGCGCCGCGCGCCTAGGGTGCGTTCACGTCATCGCGTGGTGCGAGTCACCCGCCACCGAGGAGGTTATGGGCAAACCCACTCTTGTTCACACCTGTTGGGGAATTGGCCGAGGGATCGTTTCCCGTTGGAGCAATCCCATGCTTCCGGAGGTACCTATCCCTACGGGAAGTCGCCCCATCCTTCCCCCGCCTTCCCAAGCCACGGAGGCGAGGAAGGCGGGCGGCCATGGAGGAGGGAAGCGAAAGGGGTTCCGGAACCCCCGGGGTCCCTCGAAGGCAGCACGCAGGGGCCAGCTGATGTACCCGGTAGGATGCGATGAGAGTGGGATGGCCCGTGGGATAGCAGGGAAGGAAGAATAAGCATAAGAAAAGAAGTGATGGAGAGGAAGGTGGTGGCAATTTTTCTATTGGTGATCTTCCTTAGCCTCCTCTCTGCCAGACTTGCTTTTGTTGCAGAGGTCACTAGGGTACATGTATTCCAATGTTTCACAATATGATTTGGCTTCTTCTTTGTAGTTTGACAATATAGATGAAGATGTATGCAAGTTTATCGTACCTTTATGCCTGAATTTCCCTGTCTAACCAATGCTCTTATAAATTGCAATATTAATATAGATCATATGATTCCACAAGTCCTATTAATATTGATATGACTCAAACTGTATATCACGAGTTGTATCTAGTAGGATTAGGGTAGAACCTAGTCCTAGATGAAGAGTGTTTTGTTGTGTGCTCACTCTCAATACAAGATATATAGTAAACATCAGGTACTTGTAACTTTAGACATAGGATTAGAGCAATAAAaaatcatttttattttataattaaactttTTGCAGGTATAATATGATTATGATGTCAAGTTTGTTgaatgaagatattaagtactCAATAAGATATACTATGATGCCAAGTTGTGCTTAGGTGCCTAAGATAGAAAGATACAAGTACTCAATAGGCAATCAAATTGTGCCTCTCGCCATCAATAAGATACCATTTATTAATGAACTTAGGTGCCTAAGACAAAAATGCAAATTAGTTCAATTGCGCGGTCTCTAATTCAATTTAGGATCATGATTATGATGATCTTTATTCTTACAATACTTCAGTTAAGATCACAATTTGAAACAAATGTCAAATGCATAAAAGTGTTTATAATATGGCCCTGTGCATAAAAGAGTATAGGCATGTTTCATAGTGCACACCAAAAACTACTTATATGCTCCATATATCCTCCAAAGGAGATATTAtaagtgttggcgctagaaatcggtcaaccgaatcccagcgaccgacacacgacccgggagaatctgcttagctcctgttcgggtgaatgccctggtgcggttcgcgcggcgtgccagccaatctgacctgttgattggcaaggatgaacacgtgtcaaattcagaaaccacgatcggctaaatttccgatcgaGAGTGTTTATcagctaatcggccgatttactgtgataatgaaatcggctataagacagcgcgatccctgtagccttgtaaacGGAGAAATACTAAAGTAACcgatacaaagcttatgaagacagcactaggaaaagatctaatcggcaataaatAGATCTAAcgacagaaagtaatgaaagccgatactaccgattcctagcgggataactggtgataaaaactaggaaaacaggtaaaaacctatgaatctagttaatatcgataactgatgaataaatctaaacgaaacaacagcgatgcgccggaagttaaagcctagatattactcgataagcggaacttacagaatcggccggagatcaagatgatgcagccccgccaacccgcacgaactcgtgagaagaaaaagtaatggcgaagtcgcctgctcgaaagtaagtacgaagaagaaagtaacttattgtattgattgattgttgtgtttacagatttacaaaggtagctatttatagccccgtacagataacttcttaaccgactagaattctatctcttattcaaacagaaaacaaatatctacaagcacaattcgtatTAGGTTagctaccccacgcttcgtgggctggcctccaccttatccttccatccctttccaagcccatacaggcccaattagtccatcctcctgatcggccgatttctcatcggcaaaggattaCCGATTGGGAGTCTGGCGTATTCtccctgaagcgaagcaaaagctgcCAGCCGATTCCTCATTATAGCACcattttgaccgattcccaactgtacttctccgatttcttttcttcttgacgccgattctactggtgacggaATCcgacgtcaacacatgccccccagtttcggagtaaaacacagtcttttacttcgaaattttttataacctctcctccgaaacggccgcagtgaaaatatccttccgtttcgcggtctcccggctgatcattgcaatttttgaaacgggcgcccacgacagccactaccccgaaaaactcgaagcgccggcgcggtgaaaattccgtttttaccctctcttcaggcatcctataaatagcgtttcaccgcagctcatcttcaagctcacgtctctttttccaacgcgcgcgcatccttcttccttaactctcccttgccatcgaagttTTCTAGTTCCAGTTCCTTTACTTCTTCCGCCTTCCCTccgatggcgactccttccggcagctctcctgcacgCGATACCCCAGAGGTAgcacctccggtggtggtggcgacaaccgtcactccatccacagatgaaggagcttcatcagagatcccaatggTGATCCCCATTGCGACCCCATCATCcgcatccgcatcggcgaccacgccgatcactcagaaTTTCAtaccagaggtaaataccgaatccttcttctatcggtaatgtatttatcttagatctgtttctta
It includes:
- the LOC101765006 gene encoding tRNA(adenine(34)) deaminase, chloroplastic; protein product: MNFRFDDRETCQRQVHATPGPHGATSRTIPQLSHTAHTLPSASHPNPLRYSPAVAGSTRPLPAAAANPLSAAMYNSYSAAAFALRAAKPSLQAHSSYSYSYLPSHHCHRDDADEHRRRRHHHELLQQSPYLTPRFLLDGYLLRHSAHLLLLSARLRTPPPTHPHPSRCCRRRASARCCCDGGCGRTVAGQVSWQVESCGCRCCGRGAGRPDLGTVCRRLEAARCRCSGSVGGRLLRAGCGRRDAPRLVGRAVRQEVWEYEGGEWPRRRCLTECHDDWEDEDDCDHDQLEVVSLVRRRWKDDDNDDDDVCRCRDCGRRKGLESYYSGEDAYSGQRRERRDVDEDRRSFRDSDRRRQQQREYHDDEDDLDLKRRRRRWEGRDKRDFDFDDAVDTRTVETRRYRGDGREYDRRRERRGFDSDDMVDVRRADRHAEDVQRFDQRSESRDFKIDDKVDLRREGRRLSNDDHRYVSRHERSEDTDREDISLLRSRRRNNEEIDYDEQDLAERRYYSGGRSQKSARASSFHEDDSKRASSSRSTVDARRARHEENSSSRVRWHDNVDQRTEQTSEERKRRHSVGWSNDERDTHDYDDARFVRITDARTSMQDVKVITEDDTKLTSSSKKASILKHSSNVDQQAAVHKDESRKSSQKIMDISEVQDNRTERGSRSQNYHQEDRRNYIENMSSSVQNSANMVSDSRRQVDQHNEVNQNLVSLTESSKHSENLINVTTDSTHNVSRASHSQRNYDEVNQADIDDRSTSLQNIIHVTRDKKRIVNQQIIHETDIDMQNITQVDVSKIRASDTSTSRSSQSHSETKSDVNSTSNMSFINSTRSQEKEVYQNKISASNSAMVRGSQSHLETGLYDQFHSSSSANIADNTKKSQEQVELNIGNASNVVVASTSGSHLDDQFQATSAVNTIGSMREQIDHSNIHASDATVASSSQGLVTRNGNQVHRTSAAHWPREKQGKNDWQIIQVSSTERNDEMGSKFSESSHDSRYRMVRSEDTHQNMDLIWQQADTSRISDDKDTTGLLLESTEEGSSMVNVDMAQGAAIMGSNEQEVRSETTAGSIMPSSSSAGQPVKESMLESAARLEKASTFHVGRFVDELQKGVSDAETTSTKKNEKSMVEGTTRSSSRSRMKGPADEMWDVHSTSSQETFKTADKEEGSSADGATNSASQTPKNESALARKVHKSLWAYVADIIRLGWIQRGDSPDSSDKSVKKSSSSNSQSTEGWLSSQERDNDGTRKKIKTKDQQLIKSHSGESEPGVASTSEEGYFNSSTQGLQISETVIEPQLGRSEGDLLARSSKDDLHISRERIKQSDVGESPKRNTRDDSMPTLVDVTIGHLPEHKTATSSSITAKDSGEFNTGKGMLADSSSVAISATEAGRSGDGADWMNDPSGAITPYRHPQTQAAMPHESTSTGILEPPAVRVGGIRFEEKNVVQEAPEIIKTGGKDAELKRRMFQRNKQVLKETFDEWEEAYQRDAEQRKADELFMREALLEAQRAADIWEVPVGAVLVQNGEIIARGCNLVEDLRDSTAHAEIVCIREASNKLKTWRLADTTLYVTLEPCAMCAGAILQARIDTVVWGAPNKLLGADGSWVRLFPGDGQTSTLDSANQSQAAGPIHPFHPKITIRRGVLSAECSEIMQQFFQLRRRKKQKPQSPPRAHHQGHHHPVKFFSKMHHMFGTIFCL